One window from the genome of Pedobacter schmidteae encodes:
- a CDS encoding glycoside hydrolase family 2 TIM barrel-domain containing protein gives MKSFFNTLALILASTAIMAQQLPDELQTPEIVSVNRMPMRASAFAYENKVLAAKREKEKSAYFMSLNGQWKFNWVQDPRKRPHDFYQTNFDDTKWDNFKVPANWETSGYGLPIYVNQPYEFAGRKNTGAKMNPPFDIPVDNNPVGSYRKKFNMPQNWDGRQVFIHLGAVKSAFFIWINGVKVGYSEDSKLAAEFDITKYVKPGENLVALQVYRWSDGSYLECQDMWRISGIERDVYLYSTPKLDLRDFKAIATLDKTYKNGLLSLTAEINNYKIDRKTLHSTPDTFAVELDLIDPKGTSVYKGETKDAKTVLGNYKNTLQFHTEIKNVLAWTAETPNLYTLFITLKNKKGEVLEVIPQRIGFRTVELVGNNFLVNGKRVFFKGVNRHEHNATQGHTLTHADMRKDMEMMKKLNVNSVRHSHYPPDPYWMELCDEYGLYVVDEANIESHGRYYDLAYTLGNDKQWRIPHLERIKRMYERDKNHAAVITWSLGNEAGNGVNFYEGYDWLKANDSRPVQYERAEEDYNTDMIVPQYPDPNWLKSYAHSNPNRPLIMSEFAHIMGNSLGNFKEYWDVIESEPNLQGGFIWEWIDQAIDTVKNGKRINAYGGDFPLSGPVNEDFSDNNFCVKGVVTNYRGMTPMAIEVKKVYQYIKTAYNGGNKVKINNSYFFKNMDNLKLEWELLADGKVVEKGTLNSLNIDPRTEKEYTLPIKTNPKSNTEYFLNVYYNLKQAEPFLPVGYNMAAEQFSWNGAPAVFKPAMTSGKLTVEKTEGKTIVKGKDFSAAFDLATGMMTTYEAKGLQLLNEGPTPRFWRAPTDNDIGAGFNRSLRKWRNAYTEGKLSLADIKQDASGVVIVSFKKEVLDGNATVEQTFTILADGSIKVSNRLLANKGKYPLVLRIGNDLQLNKAFNQIAYYGRGPGENYWDRKTGSFVGLYRQNIDEQYFPYARPQESGNKSDVRWVNFSNKNGKGLSFGMADSLLNFSALPYAMDDLDPETEKKQYHSGELQKRDRIYLHVDLIQTGMQGIDSWGAMPLKQYRVPFAKHEYAYWIKPL, from the coding sequence ATGAAAAGTTTTTTTAACACCTTAGCCTTGATACTGGCTTCAACGGCAATAATGGCACAACAGCTACCTGATGAGCTGCAAACCCCGGAAATAGTATCTGTAAACAGAATGCCTATGCGGGCTTCAGCCTTTGCATACGAAAACAAAGTCCTCGCTGCAAAAAGAGAAAAGGAAAAATCTGCTTACTTTATGAGCTTAAACGGGCAATGGAAGTTCAACTGGGTGCAGGATCCGCGAAAAAGACCCCATGATTTTTACCAGACTAATTTTGACGATACCAAATGGGACAACTTTAAAGTTCCGGCCAACTGGGAAACCAGTGGTTATGGTTTACCCATTTATGTAAACCAACCCTATGAGTTTGCCGGCCGTAAAAACACCGGGGCCAAAATGAACCCTCCGTTTGACATCCCTGTAGACAACAATCCTGTGGGGTCGTACCGGAAAAAATTCAATATGCCGCAAAACTGGGATGGCCGACAAGTCTTCATTCATCTTGGCGCCGTAAAATCAGCTTTTTTTATCTGGATAAATGGTGTAAAGGTGGGATACAGTGAAGACAGCAAACTGGCTGCAGAATTTGACATTACAAAATATGTAAAACCCGGCGAAAACCTGGTTGCCTTGCAAGTATACCGTTGGAGTGATGGCAGCTACCTGGAGTGTCAGGATATGTGGCGCATATCGGGCATAGAACGGGATGTATACCTGTACAGCACGCCAAAACTGGACCTGAGGGATTTTAAAGCAATAGCCACGCTCGACAAAACCTATAAAAATGGACTACTCAGCTTAACAGCCGAGATCAACAATTATAAAATAGATCGTAAAACACTGCACAGTACACCCGATACTTTTGCGGTTGAGCTGGACCTCATCGATCCAAAAGGCACTTCTGTTTATAAAGGCGAAACAAAGGACGCAAAAACCGTTCTAGGCAATTATAAAAATACCCTACAGTTCCATACCGAAATTAAAAATGTATTGGCCTGGACTGCCGAAACACCGAACCTGTATACTTTATTCATTACCCTGAAAAATAAAAAAGGTGAAGTACTGGAAGTTATTCCGCAGCGCATCGGATTCCGCACAGTTGAATTGGTAGGCAACAATTTTCTGGTCAACGGCAAAAGGGTATTCTTTAAAGGGGTAAACCGTCACGAACACAACGCTACACAAGGACATACCCTAACCCATGCCGATATGCGCAAGGACATGGAAATGATGAAAAAGCTGAACGTAAACTCCGTAAGGCATTCGCACTACCCTCCCGATCCTTACTGGATGGAACTTTGCGACGAATATGGCTTATATGTGGTAGATGAAGCAAATATCGAATCACATGGCCGATACTACGACCTGGCTTACACCCTGGGCAATGATAAGCAATGGCGCATACCTCACCTGGAGCGTATTAAAAGGATGTATGAACGAGATAAAAATCATGCAGCCGTAATTACCTGGTCGCTGGGCAATGAAGCCGGAAATGGGGTTAATTTTTATGAAGGATACGACTGGTTAAAAGCAAATGACAGCCGACCGGTACAATACGAACGCGCAGAAGAGGACTACAATACCGACATGATTGTTCCGCAATATCCCGATCCGAACTGGTTAAAAAGCTATGCCCACAGCAATCCAAACCGACCATTGATTATGAGCGAATTTGCGCACATTATGGGCAACAGCCTGGGCAATTTTAAAGAATACTGGGATGTGATTGAAAGCGAGCCCAATTTACAGGGCGGCTTTATATGGGAATGGATAGACCAGGCCATAGATACGGTAAAGAATGGCAAACGCATCAATGCCTATGGTGGAGATTTTCCATTAAGCGGCCCCGTTAACGAAGATTTTAGCGATAATAATTTTTGTGTAAAAGGCGTGGTAACCAACTACCGCGGTATGACGCCAATGGCTATAGAGGTGAAAAAGGTTTACCAGTACATAAAAACCGCTTATAACGGTGGCAATAAGGTAAAAATAAATAACTCCTATTTCTTTAAAAATATGGATAACTTAAAACTGGAATGGGAACTGCTGGCCGATGGTAAAGTGGTAGAAAAAGGCACATTGAACTCGCTAAACATTGATCCAAGAACAGAAAAGGAATACACTTTGCCTATCAAAACCAACCCTAAGAGCAATACCGAGTATTTTTTAAATGTTTACTACAATTTGAAACAGGCCGAACCCTTTTTACCTGTAGGTTACAACATGGCTGCCGAACAGTTTAGCTGGAATGGTGCGCCTGCTGTTTTTAAACCGGCAATGACAAGTGGTAAACTAACCGTTGAAAAAACGGAAGGAAAAACCATTGTAAAAGGAAAAGACTTTAGTGCTGCTTTTGACCTGGCCACCGGTATGATGACAACTTATGAGGCAAAGGGTTTGCAACTGCTTAATGAAGGCCCCACCCCTAGATTTTGGCGTGCACCTACCGACAATGACATCGGTGCAGGTTTTAACCGCAGCCTTAGGAAATGGCGCAACGCTTACACCGAAGGAAAACTTAGCCTGGCCGACATAAAACAGGATGCATCTGGAGTAGTTATCGTGAGCTTTAAAAAAGAAGTGCTGGACGGTAATGCTACGGTTGAACAGACATTTACCATCTTAGCCGATGGCAGCATCAAGGTTAGCAATCGCCTGTTGGCCAACAAGGGAAAATATCCACTGGTATTGCGCATCGGAAATGATTTGCAGCTAAACAAAGCATTTAATCAGATTGCTTATTATGGCCGCGGACCCGGTGAAAACTATTGGGACCGTAAGACCGGCTCTTTTGTAGGCTTGTACAGACAAAATATAGATGAGCAGTACTTCCCTTATGCCCGGCCTCAGGAAAGCGGCAATAAATCGGATGTGCGCTGGGTCAATTTCAGCAATAAAAACGGAAAAGGTTTGAGTTTTGGAATGGCAGACAGCTTACTAAACTTTTCGGCCCTGCCTTATGCAATGGACGACCTGGATCCTGAAACAGAGAAAAAGCAATACCATTCGGGTGAACTACAAAAACGTGATCGCATTTATCTGCATGTGGATTTGATACAAACAGGAATGCAGGGTATTGACAGCTGGGGTGCTATGCCATTGAAACAATACAGGGTACCCTTTGCAAAACATGAATATGCGTATTGGATTAAACCGTTGTAA